Genomic window (Nymphaea colorata isolate Beijing-Zhang1983 chromosome 1, ASM883128v2, whole genome shotgun sequence):
aaaggcaactTGGACACGGTGCATGtatccaaaaatgaaaagaagcaaCCACGTCCTCCGGTCAAGAACGCGTATCAGCAGGTTCATACAAGCCAATGCGGTGAAAAAATCCCATCCCAACCCTCAATTATCCCAACGCCACCCCCTTTTCCATTGATGACCAAAcacatgaacaagaaaaagaaatttaagcGAGACAGTAGAACGCAAGAGTGGTAGATTCAATTTTCTGGGAGGCGGAAAAAGATGGGCAAAACTGTCTAAAAACCAGAAACAGTTTTCCTGTTTCACCGTAGCTAGATAACACATGGGTCAGCGCAAACCCCCTACACTGGTTCCCTCTAGATGGGCGCACCATCTACAGGCCTCCTGCTGTTAAAGAGAGCCGAGTTAGAGACCTTTACAACAGCAAGGACCAGAGTCATGAGCAACGTGTACGTGTCGCCATCTAGAGCTTTCTTCGCCCTCCACCAGACCTTCAGCATACCCTTGCATCTCACTACTTACCCCTATGCAAGAGAGGATGGAGGAAACAAAAGCTTCGGTCTCCCTGATTTACGGTCAGTAGTAGCATCACGAGCGCGAGATGACCTCCAGCAACCAGATCACCGATTTTTAGTAGCTTCTCATCCTCGGGCTGCCAATTATGCATGAGCACCCTCGTCATCTGTATCCTGCCACAGTTAAAACTGCAAAAACTCATTGGATCTTTTCTTGCTTCTGTTTAGTTCCTGCAGAGCTATGATCTGCAGATTTCATAGGCACAGTGGACACCGCGTGAAGATAAGGGAAGGCCGCAGCCACAACAGCTGCTGCAGTGGGGTTGTTAGCTGGATTGGCAGCTGTGCTCAAGGGAGTGGTGAACTGGTGAGTGTGCAGGACTCCTACACTGCCCCTAGGAGCAGCATTACTGGTATTACCAGACTTCAACGATTCAGGAGCAGAGCTGGTGAGAGAGAGACTGGATCCACCTAGTGAGAGTGCTCCTGTGGCCGCAGAATTTGAAGACACTGACGTCAAGTTCTGTGATTGCTCCGATGACGGTCTTCTTTGGGGCAGGTTACAGATGGATGACTGCACCGAAGAAGATGGTTTTGGGTAGTACCCTGCAGCAGCATGTGGAGGGGCCTGAGAAGACTGTGCAGCAAGGTAGTTATTGGCAAAATAGATCTGAGCGGGCTGGTATTGTGCCTTATTAAGTTGTGGCTGAGACTGGTGCTGGGTTTTTAAGTTTGACGGCTGGACAGGCTGCTGTTGCGACTGCTTAAGCGATGAACCCTGCACCAACTGCGGATGCCCGAAACTTGAAGGCAAATTGTTTCGACCACCAAGAGGTGGAGAAGACTTTCTATTCGAGCTTGTATGTGAATTCTTTTGTGGCTGTGAAGCAGCTGGCACTGGTGTAGGCAAAACCCCTCCTTTAGTGGCTGCAGCAGTTCTAGTAGAGGGGTTTCCACTGCTCTTTGTAATGGAGGGTGAAGGCGATCCAGTAATGGGAGTGGACGAGTGCGGCCTGGCTGGAGCAGCATTAGAGACATTGCTACTTGAGGAAGAATTTGGCAGGCCGTGTGTCACATGTCCCCCCATTGGCATTGCAGTAACCTTTGCATTCACGCCATTGTTAGCAAAAGATATCTGTGAATGTACAGCAGAAGAACCAGGTCCGGCAACAGGACCTTTAGGTTGCTTTTGTGGGGACGGGAGAGATGCAGATGCTACTGTTCTTGCGTTAGACACCGCTGCTGCAGATTTCCACTGAGGCGATTGTGCAGTCCCTGGAATTAGAGCTTGTGGAAAAGCAGACAGCCCACCAGGAAACATGTTTACTGGAAGACGGTCAGTGTAAGACACGGGAATAGCAGTCTGTAAGGAAACAGTTGGTACATTTGCGTTGCTTGTACCCGATTTTGAACGGGCAATGAACTGAGACTGCTGCTGTGACTGCTGGGTATTGGTAGTACTGGAAGAAGTAGGGCAAGACACCCGAGTTCCATTAGCAGGAGCTGAGACAAGATTGAGGCTGCGCGACTGATTTTCAAGGATGGCAGGGTTAGAAACATGAGAAGGAGAGGAACCAAAGATGGAGATGGAGGCATTCTCGTTATTCTCTGACTGCCGTGAAAAAGTGAGTGTGTGGGAAGCAACAGCAGGAGCAGCCTTTGTACCACCCGCTGTCCTTTCTTCTTGACTAATAGCACCACCAATATGGTCACTGGCACTCTTACTATCGTCTCCAATCTTTTGGTTAGTGGGGCGCTGCACATGCTGTTGCTGAGCAGAAGCTGCCGCTGCAACAGCCTGGGCAGCTGCAAGTTGATAACTCTGTCTATAAGACTCTGGTAAATTCTGAAATATAGCATGATGACCTTGAGCCATGGAGAAGTCAATGCCTGGAGGGAAAGACATGGCAAAAGTCTGAGATGGCAGGAACTCCATGCCTTTTAGACTATATTGAAGATGAGGATCTGAACTCTGAGGCTGAAGAAGCTGCTTCTCACCATTCTTGGTACTGCCCAAGGAAGACATGATAGAAAAATTTTGAGCATGATGGATGGGAACAGGAAGAGGGCTGATGCCATAGCTCGTATTGACAGttggatgaagatgatgattggCATGGGTAAGGAAATTAGGGGAGACTTTTCTATCTGCAGCCGATGGACTATCCCCTTCAGCAGGATGACCAGCTTCTCTTTGGCATGGCTGTGAGGCATTCGAGTTGTGATGAGGGTGAACAGAGTTGGATGGAGACTGGTGCATTTTTTGTGGAACCTGCAGCTGCGGCTCCTGTTGCAACTGCTGCTGTTGTTTGTAGTTATGCGAACTGCTGCCACCGCCACCTTGCAAACGCTGCTGCTGAGAGTGCTTATGAGATGAAGAGGAACCACTGGAAGTGCTTGGATTCTGCTGTCCCTGTTGAGGAGCCTGAGATTGAGCCTGCTGGATTTGAGAAGGATGAAGCATTTGTGATGCATAAAAGGATCCACTGAAGAATTGTGGAGGTGGTGCAGCAGCCGCCTGGCCCAGATGCACAGAGCTGCTTCTATAAGCTGAAGCAGCTGCTGCAGCTCCAACATGGGCAGGAATCTGGAAAGGATAGTCACTGCCCTGTACCATTGCTATGTACTGAGCTTCGTTGGTGGGAAAGTTTGCATAATTGTAGTTCACAGTAGCAACTGCTCCAGAGCCACCAACTTGAGCTGCCGACGGAGCAACAGCGTGCCCACTAACGGGGGTTTCTGATCCTCCAGGTCTGACCGCTGCTGCCACCTGATTCAGGGGGAAGATTATGGCATGGCCATGCTGTAAAAGAATAGCCATGATATAAGCTATTCagggggaaaaaaggaaagatattAAGCGCCACCATTTACAGAGAAAATGTCAACAACATACCGGTATGTTAGCTGCAGACGGCGCAATGGTTGGTTGCTGGACAGCTGTTTGCTGCTTCCGCGGGCCATCTGCAACCTGGGCTGAAGCTTTCTCTTTAGGTGTATGGCTACCATAAGTGGCAGCATTTCCATTACCCTTGTCCTGTATTGAGGCTGCGGTCCTCCCAGAAGTCGTGAAGTTGGCAGCAGGAAATGCGCCTGATATGGGGCCAGCAAGTATCATCCCTTCCGTTGACGGCATTGCGTTGAGGTTGCAAGGTTTGGCTCCAAATAGAGAAGCATTGCTTGCCGCAGCCCAAAATGGATTAATACGAGCTATATGTTGTAGATAACTAATCATCTTGGCAATGAAGCAGTGTGTAGCACAGCGTTTGTATCGTTGATGAGGCAGGAGAATGTGCGGCTACAGTTCAACGTCGGAGAGAAACACTCAATTCAAAATACCCCACAACTGATAATAGACGAGATagagagagcgagcgagcgagagaaagagagagagagagagagagagagagacctgaagCGTTGGCGCTCCCGGGTTGCCCTCCATCGACACCACTGCTTGAGCAGGTGGAGCTCCAGGCCAACTTGCTGGGGCTTGACCTATATACCTGCAGAGAAATTCCAACGTATTACGAAAtgatatgagaaaagaaagattaGCGAGACAGGGAAAAAGGAGAAGCTAAGATACGTAATGACAATGAACTAAATACCCAATAGGAGGAAGACCGCCCGGCCAGCCAGGAATCGTCACATGCGGCAAAGGCGCTGGTCCCGCCATCGCTGGTGCAGTGCCAGAACCATGTGGAGCTGAGATAAAAgccgaaagaaaaaaaattacaaaccaTTTTTCTACCGCTAAACCAAAAGAGCATGACCAGGCCAACGCTTACCAGGTTTCTCCTTCTGAATATACACGTCCGGTGCCTTCATATCACCCCTGGCGACCTTCGAATTCTTCTGACCGTGCTGTTTGCAGCCTTCCCGATCTGATATTTCCACATCCATATGCAGATCAAGCATCCGATCTTTACTTTGCTTTGCCTGTTCGCCCGCGCCACTCATCTCTGCTCGCTTCTCTAGTTCAGAGTCGTTTGAAGGAACCTCTTCCTGCACCTTCGGTACCGCTTTCTCCTTCCCTTCAGACAGGATGATTTCCTCTTTCGCATTCACGGCCTCGATTTCCAAAGTCTGAAAACAGAAATAAGAAACTCAATTACCCAAAAAAGGTACTACAAATATTAAGCTtggaaggaggagagagaacGGAGTAACGAAAGGAACATTCAGACCCGATACTCACCGAATCACCATTTGTATCCCCGTCCATCATAGACTTCGCAGGAGGAGCCTGGCACAAAGACATAACAAAATTATAAGAAGGCACCAACAAATGGTCATGGCAACGTTTCCAATTTATGAATGAGGTTTCACTTCCCACCATTAGATCAATCTTGAAGTTCTGCTCCTTCTGCCCATCGCATGTGGAGAGACTAGAAGAAAACCTGAAAAGCAAATAGATATAAATGCATCAATTCCAGCCATAACCAATCCATAGGTGACCATCATCTTACCAAATTCCTCACCCTTTAGTGGCATCTTCAGAACTAACTTCGGGCTTCACCAAACCAGTCAATTCGACCTGCGGCTCGGACTTCTCGCTACAAATTACGTCCGGAATCACCTTCTCTTCAGCCGCTTTAGCCGTTGCGTCCAAAAATGCAGGCTTATTTTCTTGGATGAGGTGAAATTTCTCTGATTCCTGATTGGTCTCAAACTTTATGGATCTCGCACCATCGACCCCATTGGGAACTACATCCAAGCTATTTTTGTCTCCCTTGGGAGAAGAGACCTCCATCTTCTCTGCCTCATCAATAGAGGAGGCCGAAATGGTCGAAATCACCCCACTTCCAAATCCGCTCTTTTCCTCCTCCGGTTTCACCGGCCGAGGCCTTTTCCTCTTCGGAGCCCCTATGGACACAAAGAACGAATCAGAAAACAACCAACGAAAAGTAAAGGGCTTTTCTTGCCGTCTACCGGCAAAGTTAAAAGAGAATCGATTACGAGACTGACCCAAAGCTGGGGAAGCCGCCGCCATCGAGCTCAAAGCCTTCGGCGGCAGACCGACCGATTGCTGAGGGGAGAGAGGGGACGACGCTCGGGCCTTTCCCACCAAAGTCGAGGATTCTTCCTCCCTGTCCTCCACCTTCATGGACGAAGGATTGCCTGCGAGTTCTGGATTCACAGAGGGGGCCGGGTATTGCCTCAACCCGAACAGGACCTCCGCAACCTCGATCTCGATCTCCTCCTGGTTTGAAACCTTTGCTACCTTCGCAGGCCTCTGTTTCGCTCCAATCGGCTTCTGAACTCACAcatacacagagagagagagagatgcagatCTCAGGAGAAGGCGAGAGAGTAAGAATCGAAAAGAAAGGAATGTTTTGAGACGCTGAAACAGACCACTCTCCGACGGATTGACGCGTTGGATGAAGGTGGCGAAACGGAGGCCGCACTAGGAGTTGCCGGAGAAGTGGAACACTGTCGCAGGGCTGGAAACTGGTCTCCTCCTCCACCCCCTGAACCAGAGCTCTCATGTGATCTTTTCACTGAAGCTGCAGAGCAACACgaaaacagaagaaaatcaACCAACAAATCCAGAGAAGAAAGTTTTCATCCACCAATTAATTATTCCGAAGGGCCGGCCTCTCACCAGACCGAGCCTTCCGCGGCACCGGCACTCCAATCATCTCATCGGGGACCTTCCATGGCGGCTTAACGATCTTAGCTGCCGCAGGCGGGTTACCCCTTCGGTGGTTCGCTACGGACGAGTCCTCATCCTCGTCATCGTCCTCTTCCTCAATATCCACACTCTCTTCAGAGCTCTCGTCCCCTCCCTCTTCCCTGTTACCATGCAACCTTTCCCCCCTCCGCCTCTTGCTCCGACTCAACCGATCCTTCTTTCGATCCCTCAGCCGCACGGCCGCCATTTCCTGCAGCTCTCCGGCCACTGCCTCCTCTGAGCAACAAAACCCAAAGGTAAATCATGTCAGTCCTtacagaagaaacaaagaaagaaacaagaacctAACCAGCAAACTCTATCCGGTCGGAATCTAGCAGTAAAAGCAAGGAAACTCCCAAAGAAGAACCCTTTCCCTACCAGGCGAGTCCCTCATCCCGCTACCGCCGTTCCTCTGCGGCCTCCTCCGCGGCAACCCATTCGCCATCGGCTGTGCTCTCCTAACCTCCCTATTCCTGTCCATCACCCCCGGCGTCGATCGCCCTCCCGCTCATCTAACTCAGACCTTCGACCACCTCCTGCCGTCCGATCTCCGCCCGATCTCGGCGCATAATTCCACCCACAACACCGGAAGACGTCCCACCGGGAAACCACCCTCGCATTCGAGCACCTCGACGTCCGACCGAGAACCCTCAAGAATCTCCGACCCTGAAACCGAAACCCCAAGCCGAGGAGACGCCCTTCTCCAGATATCCCCCTCAACCTCCCCTTCGCTCTCTCTATCCTCTATCCTCTGCCGTCGCCTATttctcctctccctttctctccatctctcaACCGCGCGACCCCACTCCATAGTGGGCGCATGGACGGCTGAAACGCCCCAGACGTTCACGTCGAAACACGACCACCGTCCGATCGATGAACGCATCGGACGGTCCCCATACTTTTGTGCCAGCATGGCGAAACGCTACCCGTTAGATGAGCCGAACGCCGGGGCCCCTCGCCGACCTCACCACGCGTCCATATTCGCATAGGCCCCGCTTCCGCACCAAAAGCATCGCCGATGAGGCCGCGATTAATTCCTCCACCTACACGTGTCCGTCACTGCTATCTCCGTACAGCCCCATTAGCCGGTGTAACTCCGGGGCCCACCGCAGAGAAAGAGGCACAGTAGTCAAAACGGTCCCGGCTTCTTCAACTTTTTgcgtttaatttttttttgtcagttggggaaaaaaaaaaagggcagagAATTCCACGCTTCTCCGATTCCCCCTCCCATCGCCGACCCAGTTGACTAATCGGCTGCCCCGCATAAGAACGAACGGCCCCGATGAAACGCGAACAGGTTGTAGACCGTCCATCTCGAGCGCGAACCTTCCTCGCCTGCCCCCACGTACCGCTTTCATCCCGAGCGCCACGCTGGCAGCGAGGAGAACCCCACCGTCTTCGTGTCGGGCGGATGGTTCTGGGCCGTCGGATCGATCCGCATCTGACGATTCAGAAGGCGAGGTTCGTGGGAGCTTCCGTGGGCGTGGGGCCCGCTTGCGCTCGTGGGCGTTGCCGACGTGGCGGAGAGGTCGCGTGGGTCCAActaactcaatttttttttttttttggtttaccGAAAGGGGTGACGTTGCTTGCTTCTTGACGGAATTATCTCCCACTTCGGCCCACGTGGCTTCCTTGCTACACTGACGCTGGAGACGTGTCGAGAGGAAAGCCTTTGGTGCCACGTAAGGCGGGGTTTTGCTGCAGCCTCATTGGACGATTCCGATCTGGTAATGAGCTGCCCACCTCCACCGAATACCTTGAGATCTTTTCATAAAACCAACTAAATTGCACATAACTGCTCCAATTTAAGATATTTCGAAAATATGCCAAACTTTTGAACATTTCCATTGAGATGCTTGATCAGCAAAATAAGTACTAAGCAACGGCACATTGTCCGTGGCTTCGTTCCACATGATGTGCAAGGCGTGAGCACCTCAGAAAACTCTAGTTCAGTTACCATGGCTCTCACACGGGAATCTCGTGAGAAGTCGACAGTCAtttgagaaaaattaaaagtttgatgGTCAACAAAAAGTATACTAAAAGTTGGGCCGGTTCTGTAAATTTTCgaaaactctaaaaaaaaaaaaaaagagtatgaTTTCTGCCACTGGAGGCTGCACCATTTAAAAAATAGGGATTTTTATCTTGGAGAAACGTGGGGTGGGCCCAGGTTCCGCCTAATCTTGTGGCCCCAATCTGGGGCTCTCCCCCCACTCTCTTCTCGCTGTGGgacccaccctctctctctcctgtccTCTTCCgctttctgtttctctctcctctatCGCTTTCCATCGTTTCCGCAACTTGGGCGGGACTTTCTCTCACTAGCCTTTCGCTCCCCAGTTTCTCTCACCTCccagaatctctctctctcttttccttcgtgtttgtttttttgtcgttaccttctctctctctctctctcttcattccCATCAGCATCCGAGCTGTAATCGCAGGAAAGTCGCTTTGCCACGTGGGATAGAGACTCTCGTCCACGTCATCAATCTGACGTGGACTTTTCACCTCCTTTTaagtaataaaataacaaaaaaattattacttTTAGAGACGATTTGGGAAGCATAGTCACGAAAAACGTCTTcatgttttagatttttttttaagtataatacacttaaaaaacgaaaaaaatgtagtacattttttaaaaattaaaaaaataaaaataatgaaaaaaagtaaaattagtgaaaaactgataatacaaacaaaaaaatagatttacgacaaataaaaattagaaaataaaaaaatgatgtttttttcattaacgttttgttgaaaaaaatgatgtttttttaagctttaaacgattaattttatttatctcattttttacgttttttttccaaaaacaacgcattttttgtaattataaaaagatagagaaaatgaaaaaccttTCTGCTCACTAAAAGGAAAACGTttacaataaaatattttgtttgtaattttttagtAAGAATGGTATGCGTGAAAGCGTTGcaacattatttaaaaaaaaaaaatcaagaaagagaaaagctattggttttcctttttggctTTGGAATATAGAAAAAGGAATCAGCGGTTCCATTATAACTCGTGTAAGAATACTTTACTCTATTCGTTTTTACCAACACAATGATAGATTTTTAAATGGGGTGGGACCGGTCACAAATTCATTCGTACCTTTGCTCTTTCCATATTATATTGGCCGCACTCCCAACACTTTCCGGTTCATATGTAAACAAATCCCTAGGCATACACGTTTAttattgtttaaaacttttttatttgtttatgtccTTGATTGGTTAGAgggagaaagagtgagagaggatCGGGAAAGTCCAAAGTATCTTGTATTAAAAGAAAGAGCaccatattttatatatatatatatatatatataagagagagaaagagaggtagCTTTGGTTGGAAAAGCAAGAGGGGTTATTTTTTAAGAGAGTGCGCGTagtattctctttctctttctaaatattatatatattatattatatatatatataatatttagaaagagaaagagagagggagcatgacattaataaaaaaaatggatatgagcGTGTTGAATGGGAGGATAGTGATGGAACCACCCTCTAAGTCAAAAATATCAATCATATGTGCAAACTTGGCATGAAACTTAGTACCAACGGTTTTAAACCATAGTAGCAACATCAAACACGCTACAAACTCACCTTGGATAACTTTCATGAAGTGAGTTGTGTGCATAGTGTGAGGGAGCATTGATGGCTTAGAATTTAGATTTTGGAACCAAATTTCTGCAATCAtaatttttactaaaaaaattctcggtttatttcaaaaattagaGCAGATTTATAGAACACTTGTTGGTATGCTTTTATGCAAAATCTTGAATTTCACAAACTTCATAAACAAGAAGGAAATAGACAACTCAAATTCAGTAAAAATAAAAGCAGAAATTTAGCTTTTCCAAGACTGAATATAATCAAAAGCCCAAACTCAGACTATAAACCTTATATAGGGATGAATCAATTCAGAGAGTATGAAACACAGAGGGAGAAATAATGCATTTGGTAGAAGAATATAACATagttatatttaaataaaaaatctaagGTGGCCAAgttatgcattaaaaaaaaacaaaacataaatcccaaaagcaaAATAATATAAACAGTCCATCAAATAGAACAGAATGATGTCAGCTGAGCTAAAGCCCCCAACCATTGATATAGACGCACACTCCAAAGGGATTGAAGAAGATGGGAAGAAAACTTCCAAAATCAATCATGCCGACAAACACTTTTATCAAATTGTGGATTTTAGCATCCACCCCTatcatggatctcaaatccacaaTGTattatggatttgaaatccgatTTGGGCGGAGGGTTCGGATTTTAAAACAATATGCGGTGATCCCAAATCAGTATgcgcagttgcccacaccagtttcttaaaagttgtttatttttaaataaaaatcttaaatatttatctttttatatatatagattttaatatttatccttatatatatatatatatatatatatatatatataaaagtgtcccaccaaatttgagtatttttaaacaagtgcccctccTTGACTACCTTCAAAAGAGACTAAGATGTAATATATATAAGCTGAAATCTTCTAGCCATCTTGAGTTTGTTTAGTCTAATCACTGTTGTATTCTGCATTGTATAGGGTAGTGTTTTGtaataagatgaaagatttaTTCATCTAAATCTATCTGTCTCCACAAATCcacaaaatataatatatatatatatattcagtccTACTGAATGTCAGATGgctaaactttaaaaatatataactaaaaAACAATCATAGCAACAGTTTGTGGTGGCTTTAACAATGATTTATGATTATTTGAGCgactaattttaaaattgagtAATTCAACAACTACTAAGCATCctgcaaaattatatatataattcgagagagagagagagagagagagagagagagagagattgttttTGCACAAAATCGTTTGACTGGGATTCAAATGGCCGGTTCCTAAATCTTTTAATAGTTTTTTCATTCCACCTAACCCAATCAATCTGTAGACTTCTGgtatttttaaaaagagagagagagagaagccgaGTCCCTCGCACGGTCAAAGGTTGCTGCAACCGCCTTGCCTGAGCCTATAAGTCCATCATATTATCCGGACGGGGTCAActcaaaggagaaaaaaatacacTCAACTTTACTCCATGTTACCTCACTTGGAAGCGCCATAGCTTCGTTTGACAAAATGGGCCTTGACAAAATGTCGTATTATAAAATATCCGGAGAATCACGAAGAGGTGGGGGCATGCGAGACCGTGAGTGTAGAGTGTCGGAGGacaaaagataaaattaaaGAGAGTTGCATGACGTAGCTGCCATTTTAGACACCGGCCCAACAACACTGGGGGCCACCGCCCGGCGTCGACCCAGATGCCAAAAATTGCATGTTTTAAAGTGAAGATAAAAGGAAGAATTGCCTCCTTCAGTCCATCCCActcgtctctttctctctctggtaAAGGCATCTGCATGGTAAGTGGCGGAGCCATATTGTGATTGGTGTGGGTAGTTGTCCAcacaagttttttatttttaaataagaattttaaatatatatatataagtgttccACCATATTTGAGTACTTTTAAACAAGTGTTGGCTCCGCTACTACGGATAGTTCGACACCTCTCTTTACAGGTGAGTGCACTGGTGTCTCTCTCTTTGTGAATCTTTTTTCAAGGTACCAGTGCCGGCAATAAGTCATTAGGTCATTAGGTCATTAGGTCACGTGCCTTCGAAAGTTTAATTTGCAGTTCACCTACTATTGAGTCCTAATTCTGGATCGGTTTTTTTTaagattgaggcagattcataaaatattcacataacattttaattttaataacaaaCAACTTTTATAGGCCATTAAAGAAACTAGCTCAGTTAAAAGCATTTTCCATTCAAATAGTTCTATAATTATACGGAGGATGTGATTTATGCACCGTAATAATGCATGGAAGCTAGGCACTTTCCATGTTATGCCATTAACATGGGAAGATATGTTCCCACATTTTAACATatggacattttggtaattttatacagtgaaattttttgaaattttactttTGTCCTtataagagaaagagaaagggtcttccatttaatttataaatatattttaattatttacaaCCCGTAACACATAGTCCTTTGCTAGACACCATAACATATAACCTAATTAGCATGTAGAAGATAATGAGCTTCCTTAATTGCTACCGTCATTGCATGTTTTCGCATGGAGGGTGCAATAAATTAAGGGGCAAAGCTAATaacttttcaataaaaaaagtaaaattatagtttcaaaattttaataagagccGACATATTGCCGATCCCCTTGCTTTTGCCCCAAAATAAATCAAAACACAgaaatattataaatttataagaaATTTTCAAGATAAATTTTCTATGGCACATTGGTGCTATTTTTGGACTGTAACTTGGGGGCCCAATTTTATCAAATAAAAGCTTCAATGTGAAGTTTGTCTTTTGGAAACATGTGAAACTTTATTACCTTTTATATTATTCTACCAAGTTGAAAAGTGTTCTCATCTTTGCCAAAAATGAACGATATTGCCCTCGTTTCGCCACTTAGGGGCGTGGCCAGTTTTCAAGTGGAAGTAAAGgggaaaagcaaaagcaaaagcaggCTCCTGGGACTGTCAGAGGAATTAACATAATATTGATTATGACGGCCAAAAAGTGGTTATTAGGTGAAAATTTTTCTTCGGTTGAGTGTCAAATGAGAACTACAACGTCGTAATAATTTTATCGCTTTCGTACGTGCGGACCTCTGGTCATTTTTCACAATTGCAATTCAATAGATAAGAATCCGCGTGCCTGGCAAAATACTGGAGGGACTTCTTCACCCTTCACTTCGAGTtgtatttcacttttttttttttacttgaatgCTAACCACGTGGACAAGATATTAGTTATTCAAAAAGGTAGGATCAATTCAAAATAATATTTCCATATCTTTGATAAAGTATGTAAGTGGCAAGGTATATGCTATATAGTTATAGTTATTATAGACTTTTTAAATTAGACGAGTAAgagaagtatttcattttactgtTTAAAAAAGAAGTGAAGTTTCCACCTAACCCTTTGTCTccttaaaatatatagtttgtttgatgtctcatagtgttgttgttgttgcgtTTTAGCTTACACATCAATGACCCCTGTTTTGAA
Coding sequences:
- the LOC116251498 gene encoding protein TIME FOR COFFEE-like isoform X1 yields the protein MDRNREVRRAQPMANGLPRRRPQRNGGSGMRDSPEEAVAGELQEMAAVRLRDRKKDRLSRSKRRRGERLHGNREEGGDESSEESVDIEEEDDDEDEDSSVANHRRGNPPAAAKIVKPPWKVPDEMIGVPVPRKARSASVKRSHESSGSGGGGGDQFPALRQCSTSPATPSAASVSPPSSNASIRRRVKPIGAKQRPAKVAKVSNQEEIEIEVAEVLFGLRQYPAPSVNPELAGNPSSMKVEDREEESSTLVGKARASSPLSPQQSVGLPPKALSSMAAASPALGAPKRKRPRPVKPEEEKSGFGSGVISTISASSIDEAEKMEVSSPKGDKNSLDVVPNGVDGARSIKFETNQESEKFHLIQENKPAFLDATAKAAEEKVIPDVICSEKSEPQVELTGLVKPEVSSEDATKGFSSSLSTCDGQKEQNFKIDLMAPPAKSMMDGDTNGDSTLEIEAVNAKEEIILSEGKEKAVPKVQEEVPSNDSELEKRAEMSGAGEQAKQSKDRMLDLHMDVEISDREGCKQHGQKNSKVARGDMKAPDVYIQKEKPAPHGSGTAPAMAGPAPLPHVTIPGWPGGLPPIGYIGQAPASWPGAPPAQAVVSMEGNPGAPTLQPHILLPHQRYKRCATHCFIAKMISYLQHIARINPFWAAASNASLFGAKPCNLNAMPSTEGMILAGPISGAFPAANFTTSGRTAASIQDKGNGNAATYGSHTPKEKASAQVADGPRKQQTAVQQPTIAPSAANIPHGHAIIFPLNQVAAAVRPGGSETPVSGHAVAPSAAQVGGSGAVATVNYNYANFPTNEAQYIAMVQGSDYPFQIPAHVGAAAAASAYRSSSVHLGQAAAAPPPQFFSGSFYASQMLHPSQIQQAQSQAPQQGQQNPSTSSGSSSSHKHSQQQRLQGGGGSSSHNYKQQQQLQQEPQLQVPQKMHQSPSNSVHPHHNSNASQPCQREAGHPAEGDSPSAADRKVSPNFLTHANHHLHPTVNTSYGISPLPVPIHHAQNFSIMSSLGSTKNGEKQLLQPQSSDPHLQYSLKGMEFLPSQTFAMSFPPGIDFSMAQGHHAIFQNLPESYRQSYQLAAAQAVAAAASAQQQHVQRPTNQKIGDDSKSASDHIGGAISQEERTAGGTKAAPAVASHTLTFSRQSENNENASISIFGSSPSHVSNPAILENQSRSLNLVSAPANGTRVSCPTSSSTTNTQQSQQQSQFIARSKSGTSNANVPTVSLQTAIPVSYTDRLPVNMFPGGLSAFPQALIPGTAQSPQWKSAAAVSNARTVASASLPSPQKQPKGPVAGPGSSAVHSQISFANNGVNAKVTAMPMGGHVTHGLPNSSSSSNVSNAAPARPHSSTPITGSPSPSITKSSGNPSTRTAAATKGGVLPTPVPAASQPQKNSHTSSNRKSSPPLGGRNNLPSSFGHPQLVQGSSLKQSQQQPVQPSNLKTQHQSQPQLNKAQYQPAQIYFANNYLAAQSSQAPPHAAAGYYPKPSSSVQSSICNLPQRRPSSEQSQNLTSVSSNSAATGALSLGGSSLSLTSSAPESLKSGNTSNAAPRGSVGVLHTHQFTTPLSTAANPANNPTAAAVVAAAFPYLHAVSTVPMKSADHSSAGTKQKQEKIQ